A region of Procambarus clarkii isolate CNS0578487 chromosome 22, FALCON_Pclarkii_2.0, whole genome shotgun sequence DNA encodes the following proteins:
- the LOC123759679 gene encoding molecular chaperone MKKS has protein sequence MSGARLEEERVKGLFCHSVLDPSYISMLTQYRKLLFSVYGPKGSSILISNSVGRESLAASSSAIIKELSFAHPSVKYINALISAQNSSCGLNGLYTGMLCVRLLEESHECERDIPHPLISSVSEWIISELLELLAHSPDEVIMDLDIGDMKQVTSFVKTILGTKNCLNLSSMEVDDLTLSIVKAFLKSIPNEYSSGGFGHVAVTTQEESSSTNTKVFDGVLYREPDISPQRIEKFKGLGSINIVLFTVPLLYIERETESVCWRAGGTKEEIFINKVVPCLLSCMKRRNIHILANQKQVHPIIKFELEREGFLVLERMGTNLSEAMTKLSGCHAISNLGNLALEMNTVLLGRLNTVEHIVYNGKSYILLDHDEGSVSTLLLPVANPIVLSTLKETTESCLAALRMVVVDGKVVAGGGCLEAWAASKVKYLVNTNMQHLVDLTDASPHHIFKIASNFIRVFMEMALRPRGGPSTTRFDWSVDSVFHHLWHTQPRVSREDEGGSCSTQTSNVTCVCGLVREVVIKNKYNGLWYPVEFELHHDFTEQRSQCSENDGYMKATVSPRSTNGCSIKSDESTKSSDSSLSDFGFHNLDLEADSLDEAGGTTEEEVDSLEKIIDTQEEEIDSLEGKINSFEVEEDMDSLEDVLDGITESSHLKDNKHSKIKLETQVQGALYDSFPAKYNAIRLALEGFTQLFHVGQCVFDK, from the exons ATGTCAGGTGCACGATTAGAGGAAGAGCGTGTGAAGGGCTTGTTTTGCCATAGTGTGCTGGACCCATCTTACATCTCGATGTTAACACAGTACCGGAAACTACTATTCTCGGTATATGGACCAAAAGGAAGCTCAATTTTGATATCAAATTCTGTCGGAAGGGAGAGTTTGGCTGCATCATCATCTGCAATCATTAAGGAGTTATCATTTGCCCATCCAAGTGTGAAATATATTAATGCTCTGATAAGTGCTCAGAATTCATCTTGTGGTCTTAATGGCCTCTACACTGGGATGCTCTGTGTAAGATTGTTAGAAGAATCCCACGAGTGTGAGAGGGACATACCTCACCCTCTCATTAGCAGTGTGTCGGAATGGATTATATCTGAACTACTGGAACTCCTAGCGCATTCGCCTGACGAGGTCATCATGGACTTGGATATCGGGGACATGAAACAAGTCACATCATTTGTTAAAACTATACTTGGGACAAAGAATTGTTTAAATCTTAGTAGCATGGAAGTTGATGACCTTACTCTCAGTATTGTTAAAGCATTTCTCAAGAGCATCCCCAATGAATACTCTTCTGGTGGTTTTGGTCATGTTGCTGTTACCACCCAAGAGGAATCTTCATCTACAAATACCAAGGTCTTTGATGGTGTCCTGTACAGGGAACCAGACATTAGTCCACAACGAATTGAGAAGTTTAAAGGGTTAGGCAGTATCAATATTGTGCTTTTCACTGTCCCCTTGTTATATATTGAGAGGGAGACAGAATCTGTATGTTGGAGAGCAGGTGGAACAAAAGAGGAGATCTTTATCAATAAAGTTGTTCCATGTCTTCTTTCATGTATGAAGAGGAGGAATATCCACATTCTTGCCAACCAAAAGCAAGTGCATCCAATTATCAAGTTCGAACTTGAGCGAGAAGGGTTTTTGGTGCTAGAAAGAATGGGTACAAACTTATCTGAGGCAATGACCAAACTGAGTGGTTGCCATGCCATCAGCAATTTAGGTAATCTAGCCCTGGAAATGAATACTGTTCTTCTTGGGAGGCTAAACACTGTAGAGCACATTGTATATAATGGAAAAAGTTACATTCTGCTTGACCATGATGAGGGCTCTGTATCAACACTCCTGCTTCCTGTAGCAAACCCAATTGTTCTCTCAACTCTTAAG GAGACGACAGAGAGTTGTCTAGCAGCCttaaggatggtggtggtggatgggaaggtggtggctggtggagggtgtcTGGAGGCATGGgctgcaagcaaagtcaaataccTCGTTAATACCAACATGCAACACCTTGTTGATCTCACTGATGCTTCACCTCACCATATTTTCAAG ATTGCAAGTAACTTCATCCGTGTATTCATGGAAATGGCTCTTCGGCCCAGAGGTGGACCCTCAACAACAAGGTTTGATTGGTCTGTAGACTCTGTCTTCCACCATTTGTGGCACACCCAGCCAAGAGTTTCAAGAGAAGATGAAGGTGGAAGCTGCAGTACACAAACATCAaatgtcacatgtgtgtgtggtttAGTAAGAGAAGTGGTTATAAAGAATAAATACAATGGACTGTGGTACCCTGTTGAATTCGAGTTACATCATGACTTTACAGAGCAAAGGTCACAATGTAGTGAAAATGATGGATACATGAAAGCAACTGTGTCTCCAAGAAGTACAAATGGTTGCAGCATTAAATCAGATGAGAGTACAAAGAGCAGTGATTCATCATTGAGTGACTTTGGCTTCCATAACCTTGACTTGGAAGCTGATAGCCTAGATGAGGCAGGAGGCACTACAGAAGAAGAAGTGGATAGTCTTGAGAAAATCATAGATACTCAAGAAGAAGAAATTGACAGTTTAGAAGGAAAAATTAACAGCTTTGAGGTTGAGGAAGATATGGACAGTTTGGAAGACGTGTTGGATGGAATTACCGAGTCAAGTCATCTAAAAGACAACAAGCATTCAAAAATTAAACTTGAGACACAGGTACAGGGAGCATTGTATGACAGTTTCCCTGCAAAGTACAATGCTATTCGACTTGCCCTTGAAGGCTTTACCCAGTTGTTTCATGTTGGTCAGTGTGTATTTGATAAGTGA